One genomic window of Cupriavidus oxalaticus includes the following:
- a CDS encoding sigma-54-dependent Fis family transcriptional regulator translates to MRQLQRQNRELCDAALPALESLRDILRECGTLIMLCDPSGTVLHLKGETRARSVGEGINLATGGCWNEEVIGTNAIGTAIATAAPVQIHADEHFCLDVKRWTCAAAPILDPFSRTLLGVVDVSGVKETFHGHTLGLVMTAASQIVSELARRDVALHERLLTRAIDYFIRYASDYVVLVDSRGRIVRTNGNAQVARESYDVRLPSEVGSQVPGLNLALSDVDRYCQRPEWLRPEWLHPVKDHAGMLGTVLVLPLVTRQNRAAILPGAPVGTTTAGNDVFGDIVGESEVLKATKARARRIAPLDLPVLLLGETGAGKELFARALHRAGNHPDGPFIAVNCGAFTRELLASELFGYSDGAFTGARRGGLPGKFEQADGGTLFLDEVGELPLDMQPHLLRVLQDGVVVRLGDTRERRVSVRIVAATNRDLQKEITAGRFREDLFHRLCVVSLALPPLRDRPGDIDAIIKHLNVKLAHKYGCAPKQLEPAVRQALLGHRWPGNIRELQNVFEMMFALSDDDVIDASLLPPNIQQTTNASLSVPAPSSKPVSFRRLEEVERQAILDALANAHGNISMAARTLGISRSTLYVKLAEIRAQSGSSG, encoded by the coding sequence GTGCGCCAGTTGCAGCGACAGAACCGGGAGCTCTGTGACGCTGCGCTGCCGGCGCTTGAGAGCCTGCGGGATATCCTACGGGAATGCGGCACGCTCATCATGCTTTGCGACCCGAGCGGAACGGTTCTCCATCTCAAGGGCGAAACCAGGGCTCGCAGCGTTGGCGAGGGAATCAACCTGGCCACCGGTGGCTGCTGGAATGAGGAAGTCATTGGCACCAATGCCATCGGAACCGCGATCGCCACGGCGGCTCCTGTCCAGATCCATGCCGACGAGCATTTTTGTCTGGACGTCAAGCGTTGGACCTGCGCTGCGGCTCCCATTCTTGACCCCTTCAGTCGCACCCTGTTAGGGGTCGTGGATGTTTCCGGCGTCAAGGAAACCTTCCATGGCCACACCTTGGGCCTGGTGATGACTGCTGCCAGCCAGATCGTCAGCGAACTAGCCCGCCGAGACGTTGCTCTTCACGAGCGGCTGCTGACTCGAGCCATTGATTATTTCATCCGTTACGCCAGCGACTACGTTGTGCTTGTCGACAGCCGTGGGCGCATTGTTCGTACGAATGGAAATGCGCAGGTGGCGCGCGAGAGCTATGACGTGCGGCTGCCCTCTGAAGTTGGCAGCCAGGTGCCAGGACTGAACCTCGCACTGTCGGATGTCGACCGGTACTGCCAACGTCCGGAATGGCTGCGTCCTGAATGGCTGCACCCTGTGAAGGATCATGCCGGCATGCTCGGTACGGTGCTGGTGCTTCCCCTCGTGACTCGCCAGAATCGAGCCGCTATATTGCCCGGGGCCCCAGTCGGGACAACGACAGCAGGAAACGATGTGTTTGGCGACATCGTAGGCGAAAGCGAGGTGCTGAAGGCGACCAAGGCGCGCGCGCGCCGGATCGCGCCGCTCGATCTGCCGGTACTGCTTCTTGGCGAAACTGGCGCGGGGAAAGAACTCTTTGCCCGAGCACTGCATCGGGCTGGCAACCATCCCGACGGCCCTTTCATTGCTGTCAATTGCGGCGCATTTACGCGTGAGCTCTTGGCCAGCGAACTTTTTGGCTATTCCGATGGCGCTTTCACAGGTGCCCGTCGAGGTGGCCTTCCCGGGAAGTTTGAGCAAGCTGACGGGGGCACACTCTTCCTGGACGAGGTCGGCGAGTTGCCACTTGATATGCAGCCTCACCTGTTGCGCGTGCTGCAGGATGGCGTTGTGGTTCGCTTGGGTGACACCCGCGAGCGGCGCGTTTCGGTCCGCATAGTTGCCGCTACGAACCGTGATCTGCAAAAGGAGATTACCGCCGGCCGCTTCCGCGAAGACTTGTTCCACCGTCTCTGCGTAGTGAGCCTGGCTCTCCCCCCGCTGCGCGATAGGCCCGGGGATATCGATGCAATCATCAAGCATCTCAACGTCAAACTCGCGCACAAGTATGGCTGTGCGCCCAAGCAGCTTGAACCGGCCGTGCGCCAGGCGCTACTTGGTCATCGCTGGCCGGGTAACATACGCGAATTGCAGAACGTCTTCGAGATGATGTTCGCGCTCAGCGACGACGACGTCATCGATGCCTCTCTGCTTCCCCCGAACATCCAGCAAACGACAAACGCCTCCCTTTCCGTACCTGCCCCGTCGTCAAAGCCGGTTTCATTCCGCCGACTTGAGGAAGTCGAAAGACAAGCGATACTCGACGCGCTCGCGAACGCCCACGGAAACATCTCTATGGCAGCGCGGACACTGGGCATTTCCCGAAGTACTTTGTATGTCAAGCTAGCCGAGATTCGGGCTCAGTCCGGCAGTTCAGGTTGA
- a CDS encoding lecithin retinol acyltransferase family protein: protein MKYSTSSHPVFESVADMDLAIGTHLVTDRLWYTHHGLYAGAGKVVHYSGLSRSLRRGPVHEVTLAEFAHGHPIRVRQSPGARFDGVEAVQRAYSRIGEDRYRLISNNCEHFCMWCLYGESRSEQIDVWRFWAGSAAWFKPATLPTVATLLGGSVLRAISRFGPEDRTFASTTQSAS from the coding sequence ATGAAGTACTCAACGTCAAGCCACCCGGTTTTTGAATCAGTTGCCGATATGGACCTGGCGATCGGAACCCATCTCGTCACCGACCGGCTTTGGTATACGCATCATGGCCTCTACGCGGGGGCCGGCAAGGTCGTGCACTACTCGGGTCTGTCACGATCACTGCGTCGCGGCCCGGTGCACGAGGTCACGCTCGCGGAATTCGCGCATGGGCATCCGATCAGAGTTCGCCAAAGTCCTGGCGCCAGGTTTGATGGTGTGGAGGCCGTCCAGCGCGCCTACTCACGCATCGGTGAGGATCGATATCGCCTGATTTCCAACAACTGCGAGCACTTCTGCATGTGGTGCCTGTATGGCGAGAGCCGCAGCGAGCAGATCGATGTCTGGAGGTTCTGGGCTGGGTCCGCTGCCTGGTTTAAACCTGCGACGTTGCCCACAGTCGCAACCTTGCTGGGCGGGTCGGTATTGCGAGCAATTTCCCGGTTCGGACCTGAGGACAGGACATTCGCAAGCACAACGCAATCGGCTTCCTGA